From the genome of Desulfobacterales bacterium:
TCGATTTACGCATCCTGCGTTTCAAAATTCAATGACGATACTATAGTCGTTGCGAATAATTATTTTTCTAAAACACTGGATAATATACTTTCAGGCAGCAAAGGATCGATCCTTTTTATAACAAAAGAAGGAAAGTCCTATCAGATTAAGGGCAGAATTGAATACCACAAAGAAGGTGCTGTCTTTGAGGATATGAAAAAATGGAATCCTGAAAAGCATCCGGGGCATGCGGCAGCAGCATTGAGAGTGGAGGCGGTCTATATGGGAGCAGAGAAGCTTTTATAGATGTAAGGATCCATTTAAATTCGAAACGAAAAAAAGAAGGAGGTTTTAGTGAAACATTTAAAAAAAACGGTAATCCTGACCCGAAGTTTCGTGTTGCTGGCGGCATGTTTCATGATGATTTCGATTCCCGGCGCGGCGTTTTCCGCTGAGAAGATCACCATTTTCCATGCAGGCAGCCTGACGGTTCCTTTTCAGAAAATGGAAAAAGATTTTGAGGCAATGCATCCCGGGATCGATGTGCAGCGGGTGCCGGGCGGAAGTGTAAAAATCGCCCGCATGATCAGCGAACTCAACAAACCGGCGGATATCATGGCATCGGCCGATTATACCGTGATTGACCGCATGTTGATTCCGAATTTTGCGGACTGGAACATCCGGTTTGCCACCAATCAAATGGTGCTGTGCTATACTGACAAGAGCAAATATGCCGGAGAGATTAATGTTGACAATTGGTACGACATTTTGAACCGCAAAGACGTCAGCTGGGGCCATTCCGATCCCAATCTGGACCCCTGCGGCTACCGAAGTCTGATGGTGCTGCAGCTGGCGGAAAAATACTACAACAAACCCGGCCTTTACGCCGCCCTGGATGCCGGCCGGCCCAAGACAAATATTCGACCCAAATCCGTGGAACTTATTTCCCTGTTAAATACCGGTAACATGGACTATGCGTGGGAATATCTGTCCGTTGCGGTTCAGCAGGGGCTGAAATATCTGCTGCTTCCGGATCAGATCAATCTGGGCAACTATCAATTCGATGATTATTACAAACAGGCTCAGGTGAAAATTACCGGAGCTAAACCCGGTGACTGGACGACCAAAACGGGTAGCTCCATCACCTACGGGGTGGCCATGGTGAAAAATTGTCCCAATCCCGATGGCGCAACCCTGTTTATGGAATATCTGCTTGATCCCAACGGCGGGTTGAAAATTCTCAAAGACATGGGCCAGCCGCCGTTTGTGCCCAGTCGCGTGAATTCTTCTCAGGTCATTCAGGCCATGCCCGCATCTTTGGCTGCTAAAGTCGAAGTCAAAAATTAAATCCTTTCTCACTCATCATAATCTATGATACGTCCTTTTCTTTCTCCCCGCCATCGGGGAGAAAGAAAAGAGGAGTTTTCAGTGGTAAAAGAAAAACGATTTGATCCGTTCACGGTACTGATGTTTTCCTGTACGTTGATGATCATCGCCTTTATCGTGCTTCCGTTGTTCGAGATGGTGATCCAGCCGACGTTTGAAGATATGAAGGCCGCAGCAACGGATTCGGACGTGGTAAGATCCATCTGGCTGAGTATTTATACTGCCCTGTCGGCGGCGTTGATATCGTTTGTGCTTGGAACGCCTTTTGCGTATGTCCTGGCGCGAAAAAAATTCATCGGCAAGAAACTGCTTGAAAGCATTATTGACCTGCCGATCATGATTCCCCATCCAATCGTTGGCATCGCCATCCTGAGCATCGCCGGAAAGAACTACTGGATTGGCCGGATGATGCAGCAGATCGGCATCCAGATAATGGGGACTGTTACCGGCATTATCGTGGTTTTGACGTTTGTCGGGGTGCCTTTTTATGTCAATACGGTGCGAAACGGATTTGAAGCCATACCCGAACGACTGGAGAACGTGTCCCGCAGTCTGGGCGCATCTCAGGCCTCCACATTTATCCGTATTACTTTTCCTCTTGCATGGAGAAGCATGGTGGTCGGCTTTATCATGTGCACCGCCCGAGCGGTCAGCGAGTTCGGTGCCGTGGTGATTATCGCCTATCACCCGATGATTGCACCGGTCATGATTTATGAGCGGTTTACCGCATATGGGTTGAAATATTCACAGCCGGTTGCGGTATGGCTGATCGGGGTCTGTCTGCTCCTGTTTTTGCTGCTGAGAGTTGTTTCGACACCCAAAGATCAGAATAAGGGCCTCGGCAGAAATTAATTGGACCAGGGTTGCGCAGGATTTTTGTTCGTCTTCAAGGCGTGTCAGCGAGTGCATGCTGGTTGCATGTGCTCTTTGATACAACGCAGAAGACGGATAAAAAGACAATCAAAACGGTTCAATTTATTTTTGCCGCGGCCCTAAGAATCTGGAAAACAAATGATCCAAATCGAACATCTGAACGTACATTTTCCCGGATTTTCCCTTCAGGATATCAACCTGAGCGTTGACAGGGGAGAGTTTTTTGCATTGATCGGTCCGACAGGGGCTGGTAAAACGCTGGTGCTCGAATCCATCGTCGGGCTGGTTCCCGTGGCCGGTGGGCGTATTTTGATCGATAACCGGGACATTACCCGATTAGCACCGGAAAAAAGGAAAGTCGGGATTGTCTATCAGGATCATGCATTATTTCCGCATTTGACGGTACATGAGAATATCCTGTTCGGACTTCGCTATCATTCGCTCGACGGTAAAAAGGCCAAAAAACGGGTGGATATGATTATCCAGCAGTTGAGGCTTGAGTGTATTCTGAAGCGTTCGGTCGTTAATCTGAGCGGAGGCGAAAAACAGCGAACCGCGCTGGCCAGGGCTTTAGCGGTCGATCCGGCCATACTGCTGCTGGATGAGCCGATGTCGGCGCTGGACCCGAATTTCAGGGAAGATATCCGTCAGATTCTCAAGGACCTTCATTCAGAGATGGGAATGACGCTTTTGATGGTCACCCATGATTTTTCGGAAGCGCACTTTCTGGCACAGCGGGTCGGGGTGATGAATAAAGGCAGAATCGAACAGATCGGATCGGTTTCCGATGTGTTCAATCGGCCCGCTACTGAGGGTACCGCGCGTTTCGTCGGAATGAAAAATATTTTTCCAGCCAAAATTTCCGGAGACAAGGCCGATGTCAAAGGGTTGGTCGTTTGCATACCAGCGGGGAAGGGGGATAGTTCGTATATTGCCGTTCGGCCTGAAGATGTTCGGTTATCCTGTAATGCCTTTCCGTGCGGCACGCCCAATTGCTTTGAAGGCCGGGTGGACACTGTGATGATGCAGGGCTTTTATTGTGAAATTCGTGTAGTGTGCTCGGAAGTTTCTTTTTCCGCGTTCCTTTCGTCTTCCGAATGGCTGCGCATGAATCTTAAGAAAAGCGATCCGGTCTATATGGCATTTGATCCGTCGATGGTACATGTGTTTTGATAATGTGTGTAACACGCGCCTTTTTGCGTCCTTTCTCCTTTCTGGCATCAGAGTCTTAGAACTTGGATTAAAAATAAGACCACAGAATACGCGGGAAAAGATAAAAAATTCAGTATGTTCAATGGTTGATGAACAAAGAGGCGTTTTTTTGCAATGCCCGATCCCCTGCGTGAGAGCAACGGACAACGTAATTTACCCATCTTTTTTTGGGTGGAGGAATAGAAACCCGCAGTTTTGACCCCGTATTTTCCCCCCGAATTCATTGCTGCTCTGGATGTTAACCGATACTTTCTAAAAACGGTTTGAGAGAATACATCCCGGAAAGCCCTTTCACGGGCGTTGGCTCCTTTTCAACCGTTTTTTCATCAATCACCCGCGCCCTTCCCTTATCCGGCCGATTAACCCTACAACGATACTTAAAAATTAATATGCTGTTTTTAATTCAATTAAATACCATAGGCTTATTAACCTGGCAACTGTTTACGCAAAATACTTATTCACGAAGACCTTTATAAAATAAGTCTTTTTGGAAAAGGCATTGGTATATTTGATTGCCGGTTTAATAATGGCAGAATCCCTTGAAATTAAAGGCCTCTGAAAAATAAGTCGCGTTGTAGGGTTAAGCGCAGCAGCTTGATACCCATATCGCTGGTATCTGCGGATTCTTTCCTTCTCGTTAGTTACGTTGAACTCTTTCATGCCAAAACAGGTGGACAAAAAATCATCCTTATTATCGGTTTCGATCTGGTAACCCAGAGAGAACCAACGGTATCGTTCCCGACGTTTTACCCTTCCTGCACTCAAAGGATTCAAATCGATGTACGCCAGGCAGTTCTCCAAGGTTTCCCCCTTATCCACGATAGCACTTTTAAACCTGTCTCCCCAAAAAATAGCCCCTGTGGTTATGCCGTTTATTGTAACACCGGGCAAATCCGACCCTGATCTCCCGGACAAATTCCGAAAGTTTACTATATTTTGCCCGAAAAGTCGGAAGCTGGCCCTTTGACGAAAGTTTCTTATTTGGCAACTAAATCATATAAAAAATTATAAAAAAATTAATTTATTATATATAATAATAGTGCCTTAAATTATCTAAAAAGATTTTTGTTGACAAAAATTTTAAGCTTATATAGTTTCCAAATAAGAAACTTATTTAAAAAGACATGACATCTTTAAACTCGTTAAGAAAAATTTTATTTTAGTGATTCATGTGCCTTCGAATGTGTCAGTAGCCGTCGATCCTAAGGCATTAATACCGGTTGAGGTATAACGGTTTTCGTTCAAAAATCATGTGTTTCAGAGTAATGCGATGCGGTTGGGATGAAAGGGCATAGGTCTTATGACTGAAATAAATTCTAAAATTAAAGAAATCAGGAAAAAAAAAGGATTGTCCCTTCAAAATCTTTCTGAACGCTGCGGATACAGTAAGGGATATCTTTCCAAAATCGAACGTTCGAAGGATGCACCAAGAATTGCAGTTTTACAGGCAATATCAAACGCACTTGAAGTTCCGATTACAGAACTTTTTAAATCCGGTCCAAAGAAAAATCAGACGAATAAAAATCTTGATTTGATAAGAAAACAAGATTGGACAAAGCATGAGGTACTCTCGTCTTTGTCAGGTTACTATTATGAGCCGTTGGTCAATGATTCAACAAATAAGTTTATGACGCCCTTTTTTTTGAGAATCCGAAAAGGGCAAACCACTGTTTTTTCCCATGACAGCGAAGAATTTATTTTTGTGTTAAAGGGGCCGGTGGAATTTAATTATGAAGGGAAAACATACCAAATGGAAACCGGAGACAGTTGTTACTTTGATTCAAGACTCAATCACAGCTTTACCAATAATATGGATAAAGAAGCTGAACTTCTTTTTATTAAATACGACTATCGACGGTTTTAGAGTTTTGGCTTGATCATAACTTCGGCTATATTCCCGCACATGTAACTGCGGACAACGCGTCCGAAGATATGATCGAACTTTAGAATTTTATAGAGTAAGTTGCTCAACGATCGATGCGATGCCAATACATCGAAGGATAACGATTAGATAATCCAAGGAGGCAAAGCTTATGACAATTGCACGATTTTTTCGGGAACCATCTACGATAAAGTTTGGCCTGAAAGCCGCCATGGACGCCGGCCCCGAAGCCAAACGTTCCGGGGCCACCAGAGCCCTGTTGGTAACGGATGAGGTTCTGATTAACAACGGCACCACCGGACCGGTATTAGAATCTTTAAAAACGGCCGGTCTCGATCCTGTCGTGTTCAGCGGCGTGAACTCGGAACCAACTTTGAGCCATGTTCAGGCGGGCCTTGAAATGTTGAAAGCCGGTAAGTGCGATGTGCTGGTGGCGTGTGGCGGCGGAAGTTCGATTGATACTGCCAAGGCTATAAGTATTATGGCAACCAACCCGGGTGCCATTCAGGAATATATGGGAATTGATAAAGTCG
Proteins encoded in this window:
- a CDS encoding pyridoxamine 5'-phosphate oxidase family protein yields the protein MAALPEKVSKAWENREGPVVLSTVDENGIPNSIYASCVSKFNDDTIVVANNYFSKTLDNILSGSKGSILFITKEGKSYQIKGRIEYHKEGAVFEDMKKWNPEKHPGHAAAALRVEAVYMGAEKLL
- the wtpA gene encoding tungstate ABC transporter substrate-binding protein WtpA; protein product: MKHLKKTVILTRSFVLLAACFMMISIPGAAFSAEKITIFHAGSLTVPFQKMEKDFEAMHPGIDVQRVPGGSVKIARMISELNKPADIMASADYTVIDRMLIPNFADWNIRFATNQMVLCYTDKSKYAGEINVDNWYDILNRKDVSWGHSDPNLDPCGYRSLMVLQLAEKYYNKPGLYAALDAGRPKTNIRPKSVELISLLNTGNMDYAWEYLSVAVQQGLKYLLLPDQINLGNYQFDDYYKQAQVKITGAKPGDWTTKTGSSITYGVAMVKNCPNPDGATLFMEYLLDPNGGLKILKDMGQPPFVPSRVNSSQVIQAMPASLAAKVEVKN
- a CDS encoding ABC transporter permease, encoding MFSCTLMIIAFIVLPLFEMVIQPTFEDMKAAATDSDVVRSIWLSIYTALSAALISFVLGTPFAYVLARKKFIGKKLLESIIDLPIMIPHPIVGIAILSIAGKNYWIGRMMQQIGIQIMGTVTGIIVVLTFVGVPFYVNTVRNGFEAIPERLENVSRSLGASQASTFIRITFPLAWRSMVVGFIMCTARAVSEFGAVVIIAYHPMIAPVMIYERFTAYGLKYSQPVAVWLIGVCLLLFLLLRVVSTPKDQNKGLGRN
- a CDS encoding ABC transporter ATP-binding protein, which codes for MIQIEHLNVHFPGFSLQDINLSVDRGEFFALIGPTGAGKTLVLESIVGLVPVAGGRILIDNRDITRLAPEKRKVGIVYQDHALFPHLTVHENILFGLRYHSLDGKKAKKRVDMIIQQLRLECILKRSVVNLSGGEKQRTALARALAVDPAILLLDEPMSALDPNFREDIRQILKDLHSEMGMTLLMVTHDFSEAHFLAQRVGVMNKGRIEQIGSVSDVFNRPATEGTARFVGMKNIFPAKISGDKADVKGLVVCIPAGKGDSSYIAVRPEDVRLSCNAFPCGTPNCFEGRVDTVMMQGFYCEIRVVCSEVSFSAFLSSSEWLRMNLKKSDPVYMAFDPSMVHVF
- a CDS encoding XRE family transcriptional regulator, producing MTEINSKIKEIRKKKGLSLQNLSERCGYSKGYLSKIERSKDAPRIAVLQAISNALEVPITELFKSGPKKNQTNKNLDLIRKQDWTKHEVLSSLSGYYYEPLVNDSTNKFMTPFFLRIRKGQTTVFSHDSEEFIFVLKGPVEFNYEGKTYQMETGDSCYFDSRLNHSFTNNMDKEAELLFIKYDYRRF